AAAGCAAGGGACATGTATGTGAGGAGCATAATAAAATGTGGGGACAGCATGAACTATAGTAACCCCATGGATGCTGCAAACAGATTCTCAGCTTTGTCTAGAAGCCATAGTGCTGCAACATCAAGAAGATCTGAAGTTAATGATGAGGATTTTGCTGAGCTCATGAGGGCTGCTTCTGCTAGAACTTTGGCTAATAGAATTGACGTGGATTATGTCCTAAAACAGCAGCATCAGCATGTTCATCATAATTCAAAAGGGTTACCAAAATCTAGCAGTGTTGGTATGGCTAGAATTGATGAGGAGAATGATTATGCAGAAGGTAGTGTTGGTGGCGGTGGTGTTGGTGGCGGTTTTGGTGTGCCTGAATTGTATCCAAGAAGTAAGAGTTATGCTGTGTCTAAGACTCATAATGTTGCTGCTTTCTGAAAACTTATGAAATCAACAATTAGTCAATTaccctctttctttttctctctctttcctttttttatgcCATGATTTGAAGATGAGGTTCAGACATGGGGAAATTAAATGATGTAGTGAGTTAGGAaaattgagatgaagagagaatTTGTGTAGAGATTTTGTATTCTTTATTTGATTGTATCTGTTTCTTTCTCATGTTTTGATTGGACAATTTGcaaaatttttcattctctctttttttcttttggtggtGTTTTGATCATTATATTGATCAGAATTGTTCATtagaaaaattttcttttttgggtGGGTTTTTTATGCTTTTTGGAGAGTGAGATTAGATTACCATCTTAAACTTTCATccttcaaaaaaatattaagttaaAAAGTTAATTGTCTGAATTTATTATGATCTAAAGAAGATGCTGGGTAAGTTAAGAAGACATTACTCATCAATCTGAAAAACAGAAATAGTATATTAATctcagataaaaaattattaattgccttttaattttatcatttagaaaaaagaaaaaagaaaaaaaagaaacaataataGATCTGGAGTGCGTATGTGTGAACTAGAAATCTAGAATCAAACAGAGCAGACAAAggtttatttttcaactaataGTTTGGAAGCAGTTTATCTCCATTGGAACCATTTTGTGGTTTGATTTGAaacttcaatattttatttatgttgattaataaataataattaataattgacGTGTGTAATTGATGACTATGACTATGAAGATATTATTCTAATGTCTATTCTATTATCCCAAAGAAATAGATTAGGATTATGACTCATTATTTGCGCTACTTTCAACGTTTCAAGTAAATCACTGATTTTACAGTTTACTACCACTGTgaatattttcataatttttttgataGAATTATAACTCATTGGCAAAAAATTTGGAAAGATAAGAGATTCAAACTCACAACCTCTTAATTGAGTACGGAGAGTCTATGCCATTTGAACTATAACTTAttggttaaaatttaaaaagataagagatTCAAACATGCAACTTCTTAATTAAGTATAAAAAATCTATGCCAGATAAGATATTACTCATTGGCTGAATGTcttcataattaattattagttaactaatatttataatttaataaaactatcCAATTCCACATCATTTAAATAAGTCGGTAAAATAATTGTGCGTTACTTTCAATTTCTTGGTTAGCTTGCTGCAGTTATATCTGGTAAATTCTCTGTTACTCGGTCTATCTCAAAAACTTAACGAGGATAAGCCTTTGAAAAAATGAGAGATACATCCGAATTAAAAAATGGACAAACACAAGTCTATTTATTCATAATTagattagatataaaataaCTAGCTtactatatatacataaaaaataaatcattatttattaattagctactgtatataaaaatatatgtttaacaaatttgtattatttatttattataaatttgattattctattataacaaaattaattattctaataactaaattatttagttaaaaaaatgtgaACTGATTCATATAAATGTActaattgttaaataaaaaaagttttgtatcttttatctttataataatgctttaaaatatgtatatatatttaaactTTTACTCATTTaagtattagaaaaataataagagaataaattagattttttgaTTATTAGTTACATCCTCTATTCTTCTAAAATGATATTAtttatagattttatttttaatagatatttaattaattaatcaaataataatgtccgtatattttatttcaatcgTGAAGAGGATGACATTGGAGAACGAGGTCCCGCTGAGTTGCAATTTGGTGTGGAGGTAGCCACCTGCAAAGGACTCTGACACCCAAGTCAGTATCCATACAAATGCGACAATTAGGGTAAAGGGTAGGTGACGTACCTGGGAGGGTTAGGGCCCTCCTCATATATAGTATGTACCAGGTCGGGTCCCACATGAGCAGACCCACCTTCTAGGAAGCTTCCTTCCTAGCTGTTAGATGCCTCGTGAAAGGGGAGGTGACATTCAGGTCGCCTCCTGGTTCGGATCATGTGAGGCTGTCGGGTCGGCCGGCCACTCGGATACGTGCATTGGGCCGGAACAGTGCCCCCAACGCGCCAGCTATGGTCGCTAGCGCCGTTGCTGGCGCGTTCCATTCTACTTTCTCCTTGGTTGGGTTCCCACGTAGTCGGCCGCTTGTGATAGGGGCGTGCCTCCTACGCATGTGCAGGTTTCGTCAGTTTCGAGGGAACGTCAATTGTCGCCTCGTTCTTCGTgcctggcatttaatgccattATGACTGATTTGAAAACCTAGGTGAAAAGTCCATTCTGCCCTTGCCTTTCGCACTTCTTCGTGTCAGTTATTCTTCAGTTTTCATTATTTGCGTTTCATCTTCTTACTGCTTCAGACCATTCCTGCATCCTTCTAAATCCCTTCTGCTCTCTCTCTTGCATTTTTCTTTCTGATCTCCTCAATCCGCTCCATTTTCGCTACGTTCCTTCGGAAATTACCATTTCCTGATTGCAATTTTCCTGGTAAGCATCCTTTCTTGGTATCACAAACGGATGAATGTTACCTTGCTACTGTTATTACTGCTTGCTTTGCTACTGTTTCGTGTTTTATGTTCCCTTAGATTGTCCATGCCCTTTTGCTTATGCCATTGCCACCGTTAGTAAGATTTTAAGGGGGGTTACCATTAGATTTGTAGTTATCTAGCCTTTGCTTAACTGTAGATGAACCGTAGATGAATCTACTGTAACACATAGAGTTAGTTCCGGCTTTCCCGGTTTTTCGACCTCCCGAAGTTATTAACTAAGTGGTGCCCCCACTGTAGGTATGGTACAGCGTCCTCTTGCGAGAGCTCCTGTAGATCGGTATGCCTGGGTCACGTCAAACATGAAGGATACCCCTTCGCGAATAACTCTTGAAGAGCTCACGAAGTTTTATCAGACCGACCAACTTTGAGGGGGAGGTCCCGAGGAAGATCGTTATGATGTGTTCGTTCCTATGGACCGGGAACGGAGTTGTCACCTTAACTTAAACACCCCCCGAGTCGCTGACTGGATCTGGATGTACAAGGTGATGTTCACCAGCCTGGGGGTTCAtatctccttctcctccttccaAATGGTGCTACTAAACCGGTGTGACATGGCGCCATCGCAGTTGCACCCGAATAGCTGGGCCTCCATCTGATGCTTCGAGATGGTATGCGAGTACTTGGAGCTGCCAGTCTCGGTGGAGGTCTTTCTATAGCTTTTTGTCTTGACGAACCCTTCCAAAGAAGGGAAAGCCAAAAAAGGGTACATGTCTTTTTGGGCCGCCCAAGGTATGAGGATCTTTGGCTTGTTCGAAGATTCTTTTCATGACTTTAAAGGGGATTATTTCAAGGTACGTCCTGCCGATGGCTAACACCCGTTCTGGCTAACCTTGGAGGGAGAGCGCCTTATCGCAACCTATTGGAGTTTTGGCGCTAGGGCCAACGCCTTCACGAAGGTGACTTACAAAAGCTTGATCCAGCAGAATAAGAACGTTGCCGACGTGCTGTTGGccatttttggtaaaaataatgTTAACCCTCACCTCTTGATGGGTGATCGCGAGATGGGTAGGAGTTACATAGGTGGGTGGTCGGCTGGCCATAGCTTCCTTGTTTCTTATGCTTGACTTATTTGCTTATTTGGTATCTTGCTTAACGAACTCTCATGTGTTTTCTCGTTTTAGTGTCCATAGCTGCCGAGACGACCGGACTTGAGGATTTGATGGTCCATTTTCTTCAGGTCATAGCGACGACAGTTCTACCACCCCTACTGCCAAGGTGCCGTCTTCACCTACACCCGAGGTTCAGTCAGCTCCTCCTTCTCCGGTGCATGCTCAGGGCCACGACCATCGCGAGGAGGGGGGAGCCCGTCTTGGCCCAGGCTCGGGTGCTAGACGGGAAGTGCCGCTCGTTGCTGCGGGAGGTCGCAAGCCTGAAAGTCGAAGTGGAAACTTTAAAGGGAAAATTGGCTGACACTGAGGAGAAGTTGAAAACTTCCGACGCAACCGTGGCCCGCCTTACCTAGCGGGAGATGACCCTGGAGAGCCAGCTCGCCTCTTCCCGTGGTCAGACTTCTGCAGCAGAGGCCAAAGTTTCTGGCCTGGAAGCCAAGTTGGAGGAGGCCGTCAAGTCGGTGAGGGAAGCCAAGACAGAGGTTTTGGAACTGAAGGGGGAGGTCGTgggtttgaagaagaagaacaaagagacAGTCAAGAATGCTCATGAGGTAATTTCTGGGACTGAAGGAAGCGATCAAGGCCCAGGTTAAATTGCTTTCTCCTGATTTTGACACCTCCGCAATTGGCGCTTTCAAGACTATCAGGGATGGTCAGATTATTGACATCCCGAAGAAGTGACTTGTAAATGCTTGTAGTATTTTCGTCCGTTGTGGAATTTTTGTATACTTTGGATATGGTAGTTTTATACCTGAACGGTTTACCGTTTTGGTAGTTAAACGATTAATTTTAAGGCCGACTCGTGGCCGTTATCAACGGTTAACTTTAAAGCCGACTTGTGGCTGTTATTATCTGCTTAAATTGCGTAGCCGTTACTTCGATAGCCGTCAAATAGTAGGCATGATCTTATCGGCTCCCAGGGTGATCAGTCTTGGGGTACCGTTGCGATAACAAATTTTATGATCCATAAGGTAAAACAATTGAATAATGCATTAAAAATGGCAAatcgaaaataagaaagaaaatttaaacgAAACGCGATTAGAGCATACTTAGTGGCAGCCTAAAAATGGTCGTGGGGCCTGTTGCAGAGTTTTAAGAGTAGAACATCTTCAGGTTTCCCGCGTTCCACGTCCTGGGTACCTCTCTCTTCCGTCCAGTCGTTCTAGCTTGTATGCCCCGTTTCCGACGACCTCTCTTACCCTGTATGAGCATTCCCAGTTAGCAGCCAGTTTCCCTTCCCCAGGGGTCGGTAGGCCCACGTCATTGCGCCGTAGAACTAGGTCGTTTGGTTCAAAACTCCTCTTTAGCACTTTGGCGTTGTATCGTAGGGTTATTCTCTGTTTCAACGTCGTTTCTGACAGGTGAGCCATCTCTCTGGTCTCGTCGACCAGATCTTTCTCAACTGCTTCCTC
This portion of the Arachis duranensis cultivar V14167 chromosome 6, aradu.V14167.gnm2.J7QH, whole genome shotgun sequence genome encodes:
- the LOC107495875 gene encoding uncharacterized protein LOC107495875 gives rise to the protein MKGKGQSQNIFVRIMVSPIRALGKARDMYVRSIIKCGDSMNYSNPMDAANRFSALSRSHSAATSRRSEVNDEDFAELMRAASARTLANRIDVDYVLKQQHQHVHHNSKGLPKSSSVGMARIDEENDYAEGSVGGGGVGGGFGVPELYPRSKSYAVSKTHNVAAF